tcaataTCACCTGGAATGAGAACGACACCGGTACCAGGGAGGCAACATCACGAACCTAGGACCCCCTCGGATCAAACAGACCCAGACCCATCGAACCCTGAGCAAGATGAGTCGAGTACAACACTTGTTGAATCGCCTAATGCGGAGCCGCCGTTGCAACTGGTGCTTCGAGCGATAAGAAATGAGCTTGTACTCATCAAGGATGCCTATCAGGATTTAAATGACGAATTCACAAGGTACCACAGATTGGCAACTCAGGGTGGACATCAGCGAGGCCAGGAATCCGAGAGTGAGGAATCTAACGAGAAACCTCAGGCTCCTCAACCGCCTGGTCAGGCATTGgggccaacaacaccagcagtAACAAGCCAAACAGACCAAATCCTACCGCCATTGGCGCAGTCGATGACGTGGAGGAACAAACATCTAGAACCACAGAAGGCCAAGTGTGAACAACAAGCAAAGCGACAACAACGAGTAATTGACCACTTACTTGACCGAGTAAAAGCACTAAGTAGAGAAAAGAGCCCCAATGACACCAACAGCATACTACCCAACAACTCGGCCGACACCAGCATGACCACGGCTGCGTCTCCGCTTCAGACAGCCAGTCAAGCCAACACAAATGCTCCTGGCACACAACCTTTGACTGGTCAACCAGGAGGAAGTGCTGCAATTGGTaaagtggtggaggaaaagaTGCGGCAGTTTCTCGGCATAACTGCCACCACAGCTCAAGCTCAGGATGCAAACGTTGCCTCAACGGGTCAGGTCCAAGCTTCAAATACTGCCCCAACAAGCGTACATGTAGAGACTGCTGCCGGGAGCACCGCCACTAGCACCAATACACCTCCCCAAGGAACTGCAGCCCAAGATCCAGACATTACACAAGCACTCGCTATCCTTGCACAGGCCCTCTCCATCACTGCTATCAAGGTACCTGTCACTGGAACCGCTCCTAATGACACAGCCTCCGCCGGAATCATCGCCGCTGCCCAAGATCCAAACACAACCCGGGCTCTTGCTATCATCAGAAATGCCCTTGCTGCCACTGGTACTGGCGCACCTCCcacaccaacagcaaccaccacgcAGACCGTTTCCACCGGCACCGACGCACCTTCCCACGCAGTAGTAGACGCAACAACCAACACTGAAGATCCAAAGACACCGCCTCCTACCACCGAAAGGGTCATCGTCAGGGGTCAAGAGCAAATCCACGCCCTCTTCCGCTCTCTGAGGCTTCAAACCAGGCAGTTCAGCTACAGCGCCGCCTTCCAGCTCGACAGCCCTATGTTGCTCGATACAGACTtccaaaaaaagaacaggGAGAAGCCGTTTTGTCCACCTGAGCTTTGGGAAAGGCTGAACCGCGATCAGAGAGCCAATCGGATATGCCAGTTGATTTTCATGTGGCTGTGGCGCCAGATACTTCGACCGGGTGTGGAGAGTTTTGGTGTGAAGCCTATGActgctgagctggagagTTCAGAGAGGGGGTCGCAGGAGGAAATAGCGACCCCTTTTCAGAGGTTGAGTCGAGCCATCGCCCCACTTGGGGATAAGATTTTTCGGACGCTGAGTCCGGTGATTCAGTTCGAGTTTGCTCGAAACGAACACCTTGTTCGGAGGCGGATTTGGAAGCTGTGCCATGATGCTGCActgttgaagatgatgttcCGGGAGGGGCCTGGGAAGCAAATGAGGGTTGAGGTACCGGGGGCCCATGGGGACCAGACGGCTGAAAACAAATGGATGGAGCGGGGATTTGACGACTTGACCCATGCTCTTCCCTTCCAGCACTGGGTTCGTGTTATAAACCTGGAGACGTCCACGGGGAAGAGGGCAATCTTGTGTGTTCCGTTTGGAGCGCTGACGATGGTGGAAGATGGGAAGAAGGTAGTTTTGGAAAGGGCTTGGATAGTTGGAAATTCTAATGAAGGTTCTGGCCTGTTCGTGCTGCAACGGAAGAGTCCCGAAGAAGTAGAAAGAACAGGTCCAGGAACCGAGCACGAAGAACCAAACGAATCAGATAGCGGCGAGACAGAAGACCGTGATGAGACAGAAGACGCTTGCGAGACAGAACACACTGGCGATAAGGAGATGCCTGGCGAAAC
The window above is part of the Podospora bellae-mahoneyi strain CBS 112042 chromosome 3, whole genome shotgun sequence genome. Proteins encoded here:
- a CDS encoding hypothetical protein (EggNog:ENOG503Q4UW), with the protein product MPITLPRSRREEVTVPAMERLAPVHCPLRAETDTPDIHGNRRLARHGLGAANRWGITPDQLVKADWGWTRWRWLPHPAPVTPYSVSHQLRILKPPKAGISSSFRTWRRSTNSFIDVLSKSREGDTDVTQMKKSRYLSHYDTSFVPGWARDLESDVQIMRERFNEVITRLREEKEVGKDGRPTSSRVLNNWLNTARRVQVPGTGNTVVSGTTSSISPGMRTTPVPGRQHHEPRTPSDQTDPDPSNPEQDESSTTLVESPNAEPPLQLVLRAIRNELVLIKDAYQDLNDEFTRYHRLATQGGHQRGQESESEESNEKPQAPQPPGQALGPTTPAVTSQTDQILPPLAQSMTWRNKHLEPQKAKCEQQAKRQQRVIDHLLDRVKALSREKSPNDTNSILPNNSADTSMTTAASPLQTASQANTNAPGTQPLTGQPGGSAAIGKVVEEKMRQFLGITATTAQAQDANVASTGQVQASNTAPTSVHVETAAGSTATSTNTPPQGTAAQDPDITQALAILAQALSITAIKVPVTGTAPNDTASAGIIAAAQDPNTTRALAIIRNALAATGTGAPPTPTATTTQTVSTGTDAPSHAVVDATTNTEDPKTPPPTTERVIVRGQEQIHALFRSLRLQTRQFSYSAAFQLDSPMLLDTDFQKKNREKPFCPPELWERLNRDQRANRICQLIFMWLWRQILRPGVESFGVKPMTAELESSERGSQEEIATPFQRLSRAIAPLGDKIFRTLSPVIQFEFARNEHLVRRRIWKLCHDAALLKMMFREGPGKQMRVEVPGAHGDQTAENKWMERGFDDLTHALPFQHWVRVINLETSTGKRAILCVPFGALTMVEDGKKVVLERAWIVGNSNEGSGLFVLQRKSPEEVERTGPGTEHEEPNESDSGETEDRDETEDACETEHTGDKEMPGETAKPVETETIREGPKPDERQKPTNITQQSEVIVISREDADGDESESESEHDDLMRDPTWRPTGSTGQSQSGEHYKRPVIQLIPPDAILDALRRLPPSTLTATDVPSQPTSTTSTDPVPTTTSAAIPWTSSTAPGRDADVDGQNKKKKRKRPRMERDPDWVPGQTDGENEPSTRRR